A stretch of Mastacembelus armatus chromosome 1, fMasArm1.2, whole genome shotgun sequence DNA encodes these proteins:
- the rgs12b gene encoding regulator of G-protein signaling 12b isoform X2 encodes MDKRKFPGTMFRQSSDASSKRRGGNGPNLPQPPPSSSSIQQGRIRAVEVARGRTGYGFTLSGQSPCVLSCILKGSPADYVGLRSGDCILSVNDINVSKASHEDVVKLIGRCSGVLKLVIAEGERHRRHHHHQQRNAGSRHQSSNTMTASYLDSCSSDDELDGFYDNSGNTSNNNRPGCGARSGWYKPKLDSKQLGINRAEKVVAELQSGGIFNMIFENSSHSSSSSDKDRPRINSSSKPRPLSDPEFTPYRNSSRSKSNPNLLSEEEMAQVLNDDSVFLDSDFHHLHLHHHEEQDVDVGDGGDLGLEPGEGILNVGMIVGYLGSIELASTGTSLENDSLQAIRGSMRRLRAEQKIHSLVLMKVMHDSVRLCSDRGQVLATYPAEKLAFSACCPDDRRFFGLVTMQATDDQDDRHFSRGRDDEGGLRTSCHVFIVDPDLCHHQVHLPVARRFGFECTPDPDTGGCLEFPPSSQPLLQFVSVLYRDMGDNIEGVRARAIHDPDNDAQQNHSTSSNSDSGIGNFLPEEKSNRVLLVDLGGPPSHNHISGPRHWDSPPSSQQAWSPTLGAAAAHPPPPPPPPPPPALRNGHYRHDPHLPELPHPLPFAHPDVPGRPSRGVHPHHYSQGKRGGEKRGAGGAGVGVEPQRWLPVHVLRDWRQQHHHHSHLQGLSSDQESYAESTDGWSSANCSTLPPPMNKIPADRYRAPLAPGDHLPSPGGSQPPPPSHPHTHTHRLAAQKDEWAKKLFGAGDRERAAERSEREKKRGNAKEGEKRGGRFRGLTMGFPPLTQRSSARRSFGRSKRLSLARSLDDLESAAVSDGELNSVELQGCSSDNSLNSNASLPSVQSHRRHTERRVASWAVCFERLLQDPVGVRYFSEFLKKEFSEENILFWQACEFFSHVPESDKKQLSQRAREIYNSFLSSKATTPVNIDSQAQLADDILNAPRPDMFKEQQLQIFNLMKFDSYTRFLKSLLYQECMLAEVEGRPLPDPYHIPSSPTSKHSTTGSDRSNLSTPKKEDKKSKSGRSLNEDCRDDSGDRKKGMFFSWSRNRSFGKGPKKRDLADFNYNFSGSNGRRESQGSLSSGASLELGTSGSGINEGDVFRGAVSASAERGGSSAPLRQCNISLPDGSCCSVPLRAGVSIRDLLLGLCEKLCINLAAIDLFLVGGEKPLVLDQDCMTLCSRDLRLEKRTLFRLDLVPINRSVGLKAKPTKPVTEVLRPVVAKYGLHLSDLVARISGESEPLDLGLPISNLDGLRVVLDTAEHTPGKDKSLGPASTSRNQSTGEDRPSGKAGSAHPHGENGKAGPSHDTSNQSLPNHSVSLHKAPEKRKQKKINIAEVEEFFDLISKAQSNRADDQRGLLNKSDLQLPDFLRLSPVATNQAVPLLYHPEPSCSTPNSRNPNDCSFLSSGCRGNKANGNDRGGGGGTHLLNASHQSQSLDSALGTESGGGRKARPPPLFPGTISPIHPSQDCGRGDSVKMLEEDALSDLTLVGEGDINSPSLNYVTPSALPCKPHPRPQRHAEDGLPSSGTSPV; translated from the exons ATGGACAAGAGAAAGTTCCCTGGCACAATGTTCAGGCAAAGCTCAGATGCATCATCCAAGAGACGAGGTGGAAATGGTCCCAACCTCCCCCAGCCtcccccatcctcctcctccatccagCAAGGCCGAATCCGTGCAGTAGAGGTGGCAAGGGGGAGAACAGGATATGGTTTTACACTGTCAGGCCAAAGCCCTTGTGTCCTTAGCTGCATCCTGAAAGGGAGCCCTGCAGATTATGTAGGGTTGCGTTCAGGCGACTGCATCCTTTCAGTCAATGACATAAACGTCTCCAAGGCATCGCACGAAGATGTGGTCAAACTGATTGGACGCTGCTCTGGAGTATTGAAACTCGTCATCGCTGAGGGAGAGCGTCACAGGCGGCACCATCACCACCAACAACGGAATGCTGGCAGCCGTCACCAAAGCAGCAACACAATGACAGCATCTTACCTGGACTCATGCTCTAGTGATGATGAGTTGGATGGTTTCTATGACAACAGTGGTAACACCAGCAATAACAACAGGCCAGGTTGTGGAGCTCGCAGTGGTTGGTACAAACCCAAACTGGATTCTAAGCAGCTGGGTATCAACAGGGCAGAAAAGGTCGTGGCTGAGTTGCAGTCTGGAGGAATTTTCAACATGATTTTTGAGAACTCCAGCCACTCCTCTAGCAGCTCGGACAAGGACAGGCCTAGGATTAACTCATCATCAAAACCACGTCCACTGTCTGATCCCGAGTTCACTCCATATCGGAACTCCTCCCGTTCCAAGAGCAATCCCAACTTACTCTCTGAGGAGGAGATGGCACAAGTTCTTAATGACGATTCAGTCTTCCTGGATTCAGATTTCCACCATCTCCACCTTCACCACCATGAAGAGCAAGATGTGGATGTAGGAGATGGAGGCGACTTGGGTTTAGAGCCTGGCGAGGGTATCCTCAATGTGGGCATGATTGTTGGGTATCTGGGATCTATTGAACTGGCTTCCACTGGGACAAGCTTAGAGAATGACAGTCTGCAAGCCATCAGAGGCAGCATGAGGCGCCTCAGGGCTGAGCAGAAGATTCATTCATTGGTCCTTATGAAG GTCATGCATGACAGTGTTCGTCTGTGCAGTGACAGAGGTCAGGTCCTGGCCACGTATCCTGCAGAAAAACTAGCCTTCAGCGCCTGTTGCCCTGATGACCGCAGATTCTTTGGATTGGTCACAATGCAGGCCACGGACGACCAGGACGATCGTCATTTTAGCAGAGGACGTGATGACGAGGGTGGCTTGAGGACTTCCTGTCATGTGTTCATTGTAGACCCAGACCTGTGCCACCACCag GTCCATTTACCTGTAGCCAGGAGGTTTGGCTTTGAGTGTACTCCTGATCCAGACACAGGAGGCTGCCTGGAATTCCCGCCCAGTTCTCAGCCTCTCCTCCAGTTTGTTTCCGTCCTCTACCGTGACATGGGGGACAACATTGAGGGCGTCCGGGCCCGGGCCATTCATGATCCAGACAACGATGCCCAACAGAACCACAGCACTAGTAGCAACAGTGATAGTGGGATAGGCAACTTTTTACCAGAGGAGAAAAGTAACAGAGTGCTTTTAGTAGACCTCGGAGGTCCTCCCAGCCACAACCATATCTCTGGGCCACGCCACTGGGACAGCCCACCTTCTTCCCAACAGGCTTGGAGTCCCACCCtaggagctgcagctgctcaccctcctcctccccctcctcctcctcctcctccagctctgagAAATGGCCACTACCGTCATGATCCACACCTGCCTGAACTGCCACACCCCCTACCCTTCGCTCACCCTGATGTGCCTGGCAGGCCCTCAAGAGGAGTCCACCCACACCACTACTCACAAGGGAAGCggggaggagaaaagagaggggcaggaggagcaggagtaGGTGTGGAGCCTCAGCGGTGGTTGCCAGTTCATGTGCTGAGAGACTGGCGtcagcagcaccaccaccacagccACCTGCAGGGCTTGAGCAGCGATCAGGAGTCCTACGCTGAATCCACTGACGGATGGTCATCAGCCAACTGTAGCACCCTGCCCCCACCCATGAATAAGATCCCAGCCGACCGCTATCGGGCCCCGTTGGCCCCCGGAGACCACCTACCATCACCTGGAGGGAGCCAGCCTCCTCCTCCGTCACATCctcacacccacacccaccgACTGGCTGCTCagaaagatgagtgggccaagAAGCTATTTGGTGCTGGGGACAGGGAGAGAGCCGCAGAGagaagtgaaagagagaagaaacgAGGAAATGctaaagagggagaaaaaagg GGTGGTCGGTTCCGTGGTCTGACCATGGGCTTTCCTCCTCTCACCCAGCGCTCCTCAGCCAGACGCTCCTTTGGCCGCTCCAAACGTCTCAGCCTGGCCCGCTCCTTGGATGACCTGGAG TCTGCTGCAGTCTCCGATGGAG aacTGAACAGTGTGGAGTTGCAGGGCTGCAGTAGTGACAATAGTCTGAACAGTAATGCCAGCCTGCCCAGTGTCCAGAGCCACCGGCGCCACACTGAGCGGAGAGTGGCCAGCTGGGCTGTCTGCTTCGAGAGACTGCTGCAGGACCCCGTGGGAGTCCGCTACTTCTCG GAGTTCCTAAAGAAAGAGTTTAGTGAGGAGAATATCCTGTTCTGGCAGGCTTGTGAGTTTTTCAGCCACGTCCCAGAGAGTGACAAGAAGCAG CTCTCTCAGCGTGCCAGGGAGATCTACAACAGCTTCCTGTCCAGTAAGGCAACAACACCAGTCAACATAGACAGTCAAGCTCAGCTTGCTGATGACATCCTCAATGCCCCCCGGCCTGACATGTTCAAGGAGCAGCAACTGCAG ATCTTCAACCTGATGAAGTTTGACAGCTATACACGGTTCCTCAAGTCTCTGCTGTACCAGGAGTGTATGCTGGCAGAGGTAGAGGGGAGGCCCCTGCCCGACCCTTACCACATCCCCAGCAGCCCCACCTCCAAACACAGCACCACAGGCTCTGACCGCTCTAATCTCTCCACACCCAAGAAG GAGgacaaaaaaagcaaatctgGACGATCTTTGAATGAAGACTGCCGGGATGACTCAGGAGACAGGAAGAAAGGCATGTTTTTTTCCTGGTCCCGCAACAGGAGCTTTGGAAAAGGCCCCAAGAAACGAGATCTGGCCGACTTCAACTACA atttctCTGGCAGCAATGGCCGCCGTGAGTCCCAGGGTTCACTGTCTTCAGGAGCCAGTCTGGAGCTGGGGACATCAGGATCAGGGATCAATGAG GGTGATGTTTTCCGTGGTGCAGTATCAGCATCAGCAGAGCGAGGAGGCAGCAGCGCCCCCTTGAGGCAGTGTAACATTAGCTTGCCAGATGGCTCATGTTGTTCTGTGCCACTGAGGGCGGGGGTGTCCATCAGGGACCTGCTGCTGGGCCTCTGTGAGAAGCTCTGCATCAACCTGGCAGCTATTGACCTCTTCCTGGTCGGAGGGGAGAAG CCACTTGTTTTGGACCAAGACTGTATGACATTGTGCTCACGGGACCTCCGACTAGAAAAACGCACTCTGTTCAg acTTGACTTGGTCCCTATCAACCGTTCAGTGGGGCTAAAGGCTAAACCGACTAAACCAGTGACTGAAGTCCTCAGGCCTGTGGTTGCCAAATATGGCCTGCACCTCTCTGACTTGGTGGCACGCATT AGCGGGGAGTCGGAACCTTTAGATCTAGGTCTTCCTATTTCCAACCTGGACGGACTGCGAGTGGTGTTAGATACAGCAGAACACACTCCTGGAAAAG ACAAGAGTCTTGGCCCGGCCTCAACAAGCAGAAACCAATCAACA GGTGAGGACAGGCCATCAGGGAAAGCTGGTTCAGCCCACCCCCATGGGGAAAACGGCAAGGCTGGGCCCAGCCATGACACAAGCAACCAGTCCTTACCCAaccactctgtctctctgcataAGGCTCCggagaaaagaaagcagaaaaagattAATATAGCCGAAGTTGAAG AGTTCTTCGACCTCATATCCAAAGCTCAGAGCAACCGAGCAGACGACCAGCGAGGCCTGCTAAACAAAAGTGACCTGCAGCTCCCAGACTTTCTCCGCCTGTCACCGGTGGCAACGAACCAGGCTGTGCCTCTTCTCTACCATCCTGAGCCCAGTTGCTCCACCCCTAATTCCCGTAACCCTAACGACTGCAGCTTCCTTAGCAGCGGTTGCCGGGGCAATAAGGCAAATGGCAatgacaggggaggaggaggtggcacCCACTTGCTCAATGCCAGTCATCAGTCCCAGAGCTTGGACTCTGCTCTTGGCACTGAGAGTGGTGGGGGGAGGAAAGCCAGACCACCTCCTCTGTTTCCTGGCACCATCTCTCCAATCCACCCATCCCAGGACTGTGGGAGGGGAGACTCAGTGAAGATGCTGGAGGAGGATGCCCTGTCTGACCTGACTCTCGTGGGAGAGGGCGACATTAATAGCCCCAGCCTCAACTATGTCACTCCCTCAGCCCTACCATGTAAACCACACCCCAGACCCCAGCGGCATGCCGAGGATGGTCTGCCTAGCTCAGGTACTTCTCCCGTGTGA
- the rgs12b gene encoding regulator of G-protein signaling 12b isoform X3, giving the protein MDKRKFPGTMFRQSSDASSKRRGGNGPNLPQPPPSSSSIQQGRIRAVEVARGRTGYGFTLSGQSPCVLSCILKGSPADYVGLRSGDCILSVNDINVSKASHEDVVKLIGRCSGVLKLVIAEGERHRRHHHHQQRNAGSRHQSSNTMTASYLDSCSSDDELDGFYDNSGNTSNNNRPGCGARSGWYKPKLDSKQLGINRAEKVVAELQSGGIFNMIFENSSHSSSSSDKDRPRINSSSKPRPLSDPEFTPYRNSSRSKSNPNLLSEEEMAQVLNDDSVFLDSDFHHLHLHHHEEQDVDVGDGGDLGLEPGEGILNVGMIVGYLGSIELASTGTSLENDSLQAIRGSMRRLRAEQKIHSLVLMKVMHDSVRLCSDRGQVLATYPAEKLAFSACCPDDRRFFGLVTMQATDDQDDRHFSRGRDDEGGLRTSCHVFIVDPDLCHHQVHLPVARRFGFECTPDPDTGGCLEFPPSSQPLLQFVSVLYRDMGDNIEGVRARAIHDPDNDAQQNHSTSSNSDSGIGNFLPEEKSNRVLLVDLGGPPSHNHISGPRHWDSPPSSQQAWSPTLGAAAAHPPPPPPPPPPPALRNGHYRHDPHLPELPHPLPFAHPDVPGRPSRGVHPHHYSQGKRGGEKRGAGGAGVGVEPQRWLPVHVLRDWRQQHHHHSHLQGLSSDQESYAESTDGWSSANCSTLPPPMNKIPADRYRAPLAPGDHLPSPGGSQPPPPSHPHTHTHRLAAQKDEWAKKLFGAGDRERAAERSEREKKRGNAKEGEKRGGRFRGLTMGFPPLTQRSSARRSFGRSKRLSLARSLDDLESAAVSDGELNSVELQGCSSDNSLNSNASLPSVQSHRRHTERRVASWAVCFERLLQDPVGVRYFSEFLKKEFSEENILFWQACEFFSHVPESDKKQLSQRAREIYNSFLSSKATTPVNIDSQAQLADDILNAPRPDMFKEQQLQIFNLMKFDSYTRFLKSLLYQECMLAEVEGRPLPDPYHIPSSPTSKHSTTGSDRSNLSTPKKEDKKSKSGRSLNEDCRDDSGDRKKGMFFSWSRNRSFGKGPKKRDLADFNYNFSGSNGRRESQGSLSSGASLELGTSGSGINEGDVFRGAVSASAERGGSSAPLRQCNISLPDGSCCSVPLRAGVSIRDLLLGLCEKLCINLAAIDLFLVGGEKPLVLDQDCMTLCSRDLRLEKRTLFRLDLVPINRSVGLKAKPTKPVTEVLRPVVAKYGLHLSDLVARISGESEPLDLGLPISNLDGLRVVLDTAEHTPGKADKSLGPASTSRNQSTAPEKRKQKKINIAEVEEFFDLISKAQSNRADDQRGLLNKSDLQLPDFLRLSPVATNQAVPLLYHPEPSCSTPNSRNPNDCSFLSSGCRGNKANGNDRGGGGGTHLLNASHQSQSLDSALGTESGGGRKARPPPLFPGTISPIHPSQDCGRGDSVKMLEEDALSDLTLVGEGDINSPSLNYVTPSALPCKPHPRPQRHAEDGLPSSGTSPV; this is encoded by the exons ATGGACAAGAGAAAGTTCCCTGGCACAATGTTCAGGCAAAGCTCAGATGCATCATCCAAGAGACGAGGTGGAAATGGTCCCAACCTCCCCCAGCCtcccccatcctcctcctccatccagCAAGGCCGAATCCGTGCAGTAGAGGTGGCAAGGGGGAGAACAGGATATGGTTTTACACTGTCAGGCCAAAGCCCTTGTGTCCTTAGCTGCATCCTGAAAGGGAGCCCTGCAGATTATGTAGGGTTGCGTTCAGGCGACTGCATCCTTTCAGTCAATGACATAAACGTCTCCAAGGCATCGCACGAAGATGTGGTCAAACTGATTGGACGCTGCTCTGGAGTATTGAAACTCGTCATCGCTGAGGGAGAGCGTCACAGGCGGCACCATCACCACCAACAACGGAATGCTGGCAGCCGTCACCAAAGCAGCAACACAATGACAGCATCTTACCTGGACTCATGCTCTAGTGATGATGAGTTGGATGGTTTCTATGACAACAGTGGTAACACCAGCAATAACAACAGGCCAGGTTGTGGAGCTCGCAGTGGTTGGTACAAACCCAAACTGGATTCTAAGCAGCTGGGTATCAACAGGGCAGAAAAGGTCGTGGCTGAGTTGCAGTCTGGAGGAATTTTCAACATGATTTTTGAGAACTCCAGCCACTCCTCTAGCAGCTCGGACAAGGACAGGCCTAGGATTAACTCATCATCAAAACCACGTCCACTGTCTGATCCCGAGTTCACTCCATATCGGAACTCCTCCCGTTCCAAGAGCAATCCCAACTTACTCTCTGAGGAGGAGATGGCACAAGTTCTTAATGACGATTCAGTCTTCCTGGATTCAGATTTCCACCATCTCCACCTTCACCACCATGAAGAGCAAGATGTGGATGTAGGAGATGGAGGCGACTTGGGTTTAGAGCCTGGCGAGGGTATCCTCAATGTGGGCATGATTGTTGGGTATCTGGGATCTATTGAACTGGCTTCCACTGGGACAAGCTTAGAGAATGACAGTCTGCAAGCCATCAGAGGCAGCATGAGGCGCCTCAGGGCTGAGCAGAAGATTCATTCATTGGTCCTTATGAAG GTCATGCATGACAGTGTTCGTCTGTGCAGTGACAGAGGTCAGGTCCTGGCCACGTATCCTGCAGAAAAACTAGCCTTCAGCGCCTGTTGCCCTGATGACCGCAGATTCTTTGGATTGGTCACAATGCAGGCCACGGACGACCAGGACGATCGTCATTTTAGCAGAGGACGTGATGACGAGGGTGGCTTGAGGACTTCCTGTCATGTGTTCATTGTAGACCCAGACCTGTGCCACCACCag GTCCATTTACCTGTAGCCAGGAGGTTTGGCTTTGAGTGTACTCCTGATCCAGACACAGGAGGCTGCCTGGAATTCCCGCCCAGTTCTCAGCCTCTCCTCCAGTTTGTTTCCGTCCTCTACCGTGACATGGGGGACAACATTGAGGGCGTCCGGGCCCGGGCCATTCATGATCCAGACAACGATGCCCAACAGAACCACAGCACTAGTAGCAACAGTGATAGTGGGATAGGCAACTTTTTACCAGAGGAGAAAAGTAACAGAGTGCTTTTAGTAGACCTCGGAGGTCCTCCCAGCCACAACCATATCTCTGGGCCACGCCACTGGGACAGCCCACCTTCTTCCCAACAGGCTTGGAGTCCCACCCtaggagctgcagctgctcaccctcctcctccccctcctcctcctcctcctccagctctgagAAATGGCCACTACCGTCATGATCCACACCTGCCTGAACTGCCACACCCCCTACCCTTCGCTCACCCTGATGTGCCTGGCAGGCCCTCAAGAGGAGTCCACCCACACCACTACTCACAAGGGAAGCggggaggagaaaagagaggggcaggaggagcaggagtaGGTGTGGAGCCTCAGCGGTGGTTGCCAGTTCATGTGCTGAGAGACTGGCGtcagcagcaccaccaccacagccACCTGCAGGGCTTGAGCAGCGATCAGGAGTCCTACGCTGAATCCACTGACGGATGGTCATCAGCCAACTGTAGCACCCTGCCCCCACCCATGAATAAGATCCCAGCCGACCGCTATCGGGCCCCGTTGGCCCCCGGAGACCACCTACCATCACCTGGAGGGAGCCAGCCTCCTCCTCCGTCACATCctcacacccacacccaccgACTGGCTGCTCagaaagatgagtgggccaagAAGCTATTTGGTGCTGGGGACAGGGAGAGAGCCGCAGAGagaagtgaaagagagaagaaacgAGGAAATGctaaagagggagaaaaaagg GGTGGTCGGTTCCGTGGTCTGACCATGGGCTTTCCTCCTCTCACCCAGCGCTCCTCAGCCAGACGCTCCTTTGGCCGCTCCAAACGTCTCAGCCTGGCCCGCTCCTTGGATGACCTGGAG TCTGCTGCAGTCTCCGATGGAG aacTGAACAGTGTGGAGTTGCAGGGCTGCAGTAGTGACAATAGTCTGAACAGTAATGCCAGCCTGCCCAGTGTCCAGAGCCACCGGCGCCACACTGAGCGGAGAGTGGCCAGCTGGGCTGTCTGCTTCGAGAGACTGCTGCAGGACCCCGTGGGAGTCCGCTACTTCTCG GAGTTCCTAAAGAAAGAGTTTAGTGAGGAGAATATCCTGTTCTGGCAGGCTTGTGAGTTTTTCAGCCACGTCCCAGAGAGTGACAAGAAGCAG CTCTCTCAGCGTGCCAGGGAGATCTACAACAGCTTCCTGTCCAGTAAGGCAACAACACCAGTCAACATAGACAGTCAAGCTCAGCTTGCTGATGACATCCTCAATGCCCCCCGGCCTGACATGTTCAAGGAGCAGCAACTGCAG ATCTTCAACCTGATGAAGTTTGACAGCTATACACGGTTCCTCAAGTCTCTGCTGTACCAGGAGTGTATGCTGGCAGAGGTAGAGGGGAGGCCCCTGCCCGACCCTTACCACATCCCCAGCAGCCCCACCTCCAAACACAGCACCACAGGCTCTGACCGCTCTAATCTCTCCACACCCAAGAAG GAGgacaaaaaaagcaaatctgGACGATCTTTGAATGAAGACTGCCGGGATGACTCAGGAGACAGGAAGAAAGGCATGTTTTTTTCCTGGTCCCGCAACAGGAGCTTTGGAAAAGGCCCCAAGAAACGAGATCTGGCCGACTTCAACTACA atttctCTGGCAGCAATGGCCGCCGTGAGTCCCAGGGTTCACTGTCTTCAGGAGCCAGTCTGGAGCTGGGGACATCAGGATCAGGGATCAATGAG GGTGATGTTTTCCGTGGTGCAGTATCAGCATCAGCAGAGCGAGGAGGCAGCAGCGCCCCCTTGAGGCAGTGTAACATTAGCTTGCCAGATGGCTCATGTTGTTCTGTGCCACTGAGGGCGGGGGTGTCCATCAGGGACCTGCTGCTGGGCCTCTGTGAGAAGCTCTGCATCAACCTGGCAGCTATTGACCTCTTCCTGGTCGGAGGGGAGAAG CCACTTGTTTTGGACCAAGACTGTATGACATTGTGCTCACGGGACCTCCGACTAGAAAAACGCACTCTGTTCAg acTTGACTTGGTCCCTATCAACCGTTCAGTGGGGCTAAAGGCTAAACCGACTAAACCAGTGACTGAAGTCCTCAGGCCTGTGGTTGCCAAATATGGCCTGCACCTCTCTGACTTGGTGGCACGCATT AGCGGGGAGTCGGAACCTTTAGATCTAGGTCTTCCTATTTCCAACCTGGACGGACTGCGAGTGGTGTTAGATACAGCAGAACACACTCCTGGAAAAG CAGACAAGAGTCTTGGCCCGGCCTCAACAAGCAGAAACCAATCAACA GCTCCggagaaaagaaagcagaaaaagattAATATAGCCGAAGTTGAAG AGTTCTTCGACCTCATATCCAAAGCTCAGAGCAACCGAGCAGACGACCAGCGAGGCCTGCTAAACAAAAGTGACCTGCAGCTCCCAGACTTTCTCCGCCTGTCACCGGTGGCAACGAACCAGGCTGTGCCTCTTCTCTACCATCCTGAGCCCAGTTGCTCCACCCCTAATTCCCGTAACCCTAACGACTGCAGCTTCCTTAGCAGCGGTTGCCGGGGCAATAAGGCAAATGGCAatgacaggggaggaggaggtggcacCCACTTGCTCAATGCCAGTCATCAGTCCCAGAGCTTGGACTCTGCTCTTGGCACTGAGAGTGGTGGGGGGAGGAAAGCCAGACCACCTCCTCTGTTTCCTGGCACCATCTCTCCAATCCACCCATCCCAGGACTGTGGGAGGGGAGACTCAGTGAAGATGCTGGAGGAGGATGCCCTGTCTGACCTGACTCTCGTGGGAGAGGGCGACATTAATAGCCCCAGCCTCAACTATGTCACTCCCTCAGCCCTACCATGTAAACCACACCCCAGACCCCAGCGGCATGCCGAGGATGGTCTGCCTAGCTCAGGTACTTCTCCCGTGTGA